In Carya illinoinensis cultivar Pawnee chromosome 9, C.illinoinensisPawnee_v1, whole genome shotgun sequence, the following are encoded in one genomic region:
- the LOC122275781 gene encoding receptor-like protein EIX1, with amino-acid sequence MRACYLQFLLLLALLSCNATKFGFSFDLRDSKVRCIEEERQALLQFKQHLVDHYHWLSSWSSIDEDCCKWEGIKCNNKTGHVVMLDLPSDYGWYAEPATKYLEGEISSSLLGLQYLTYLDLSYNNFSGKPFPNFIGSLTRLQYLNLSSTNIAGAIPQQFGNLSRLISLDLSRNYDMITEAHNLDWLIHLSSLTHLDLSLVNLSQVVNWPNKVMMLPSLTHLSLRYCSLSTFTTPPQLLSINASTSSQLLFLDLSDNYDLMEVYNLDWLIHLSSLTYLDMSGVNLSQVVNWPNKVMMLPSLTHLSLSSCSLSTLTTPQFLSINASTSSQLLFLDLSGNYFTCSIFHWLFNSTTNLVDLHLRYINGLHECSIPDAFGSLNSLQTLNLAGNMLVGGIPRSLWNLCSLDSLHLGYNRLSGNLYEFMSNASSCLTDSLQHFVISDNRFTGPLPETIGNLSNLETLNIDNNSLTGVIYEAHFSNLNKLKWLDLGFNFLILRFSHDWVPPFQLYVISLSSCRLGSAFPKWLQSQKNYIVLDISNAGISDTIPVWFWDFPPRLQYLVMSNNQLHGNLSDLSSPRFNELAGIDLSANLFGGSISHFLLNNVSSLDLSNNRFSGPISFLCELNTPTLLESLNLSNNTLSGELPNCWTYIHHLVVLNLANNNFYGKIPDSMGSLVSVQLLHLSNNGLVGKIPTSLKKCNELITLDLGANNLSGTIPPWIGDSLPNLVILNLRSNQLYGSFPLSLCHLSYIQILDISLNKIEGTIPECIYNLTAMSRTMDTISSAIYASAIYAIAISASVIYPNLGRNSYIDHASLVWKGREFEFKNSLGLLKVIDLSNNKLRGEIPEGITNLTELIALNLSRNNLSGLITSKIGLLRKLECLDLSRNQLNGEIPMSISNLSFLNQLDLSANNLSGKIPIGTQIQSLDASRFLGNPKLCGSPLPNKCIDDLHPSYINTRGDKNQNVQENVDDRFITKGFYVAATLGFIGGFWGVCFISVLNIRYIMKHLTSNARMMLHVAAAL; translated from the coding sequence ATGAGAGCTTGTTATCTCCAATTTCTGCTTCTGCTTGCACTCTTATCATGTAATGCAACAAAATTTGGATTTAGTTTCGATTTGCGTGATTCTAAAGTCAGATGCATAGAAGAAGAGCGGCAAGCACTGCTCCAATTCAAACAACACCTTGTTGATCATTATCATTGGCTGTCGTCTTGGTCTAGTATTGATGAAGATTGTTGCAAGTGGGAAGGAATTAAATGCAACAACAAAACAGGTCATGTTGTTATGCTTGATCTTCCATCAGATTATGGGTGGTATGCTGAACCTGCAACAAAATATCTAGAAGGTGAGATAAGCTCTTCATTACTTGGATTGCAATATTTGACTTACCTGGACTTAAGTTATAATAACTTTTCCGGGAAACCCTTCCCAAATTTTATTGGCTCACTCACTAGATTACAATATCTCAATCTTTCAAGCACCAATATAGCCGGAGCCATTCCACAACAATTTGGAAATCTCTCGAGATTGATTTCTCTTGATCTCAGCCGGAATTATGATATGATCACGGAGGCACATAATCTTGATTGGTTAATTCATCTTTCATCTTTAACACATTTGGACCTGAGTTTGGTCAACCTCAGCCAGGTAGTCAATTGGCCCAACAAAGTTATGATGCTCCCTTCTTTGACACACTTGAGTCTACGTTATTGCAGTCTCTCCACATTCACGACTCCTCCTCAGTTGCTTTCCATCAATGCTAGTACCTCATCACAACTTCTATTTCTAGACCTTTCTGACAATTATGATCTGATGGAGGTTTATAATCTTGATTGGTTAATTCATCTTTCATCTTTAACATATTTGGATATGAGTGGGGTCAACCTCAGCCAGGTAGTCAATTGGCCCAACAAAGTTATGATGCTCCCTTCTTTGACACACTTGAGTCTAAGCAGTTGCAGTCTCTCCACATTAACGACTCCTCAGTTTCTTTCCATCAATGCTAGTACCTCATCACAACTTCTATTTCTAGATCTCTCTGGCAATTATTTCACCTGCTCAATATTTCATTGGTTGTTCAACTCCACTACAAACCTTGTTGATCTTCACCTTAGATATATTAACGGGTTACATGAATGCTCCATTCCGGATGCTTTTGGTAGCCTAAATTCACTTCAAACACTAAATCTTGCTGGAAATATGCTTGTTGGTGGCATTCCAAGATCTTTATGGAATTTATGCTCCTTAGATTCATTGCATCTTGGGTATAACCGTCTCAGTGGAAACCTTTATGAATTTATGAGTAATGCGTCAAGTTGCTTAACGGACTCCTTGCAGCATTTTGTTATAAGCGACAATAGATTCACGGGGCCACTGCCTGAGACTATTGGAAACTTATCCAATCTCGAGACCTTGAATATTGATAACAATTCACTCACTGGGGTGATCTATGAAGcccatttttcaaatctcaacaaGCTGAAATGGTTAGATTTGGGGTTCAATTTTTTGATTTTGAGATTCAGCCACGATTGGGTTCCACCATTCCAACTGTATGTTATTTCTTTGAGCTCTTGCAGACTGGGATCAGCTTTCCCAAAGTGGCTTCAAAGTCAAAAGAATTATATAGTGCTAGATATTTCTAATGCTGGAATTTCTGACACTATTCCAGTTTGGTTTTGGGACTTTCCTCCGAGGTTACAATATTTAGTGATGTCTAACAATCAGTTGCATGGGAACTTGTCAGACTTGTCATCTCCTAGATTTAATGAGTTGGCTGGTATAGATTTAAGCGCCAACCTTTTTGGCGGTTCAATATCACATTTTCTATTGAATAATGTGTCATCACTAGACCTATCGAATAATAGGTTTTCTGGGCCCATTTCCTTCCTATGTGAACTCAATACTCCAACGTTATTGGAGTCTTTAAACCTCTCAAACAATACACTATCTGGAGAGCTTCCAAATTGCTGGACGTACATTCATCACTTGGTTGTTCTTAATTTGGCCAACAAtaatttttatggaaaaatacCAGACTCAATGGGCTCCCTAGTCTCGGTTCAACTTTTGCATTTAAGCAACAATGGACTTGTGGGAAAGATTCCGACGTCCCTTAAAAAATGTAACGAGTTAATAACCCTTGACTTGGGAGCAAATAACTTGTCCGGAACGATACCTCCATGGATTGGTGATAGTTTGCCAAATTTGGTTATTCTTAACCTACGATCTAATCAGCTTTATGGAAGTTTTCCTTTAAGCCTATGTCATCTATCATACATTCAAATCTTGGACATTTCTTTGAACAAGATTGAGGGAACTATTCCAGAATGTATCTACAATTTGACCGCAATGTCTCGTACAATGGATACAATTTCAAGTGCCATTTATGCAAGTGCCATTTATGCAATTGCCATTTCTGCAAGTGTCATTTATCCAAACCTTGGAAGGAATTCTTATATAGACCATGCATCCTTGGTATGGAAAGGAAGGGAGTTTGAGTTCAAAAATTCCTTGGGACTTTTGAAGGTGATTGATCTTTCGAATAACAAATTACGTGGAGAGATTCCAGAAGGAATTACTAACCTTACAGAATTAATTGCCTTGAACTTATCGAGAAACAATTTATCTGGATTAATCACTTCGAAGATCGGTTTGTTGAGAAAATTGGAGTGTCTTGATTTATCTAGAAACCAACTTAATGGTGAAATCCCAATGAGCATTTCCAACTTAAGTTTTCTCAATCAGTTGGACTTGTCCGCCAACAACCTATCAGGCAAAATCCCAATAGGAACTCAAATACAAAGCCTCGATGCTTCTAGATTTTTGGGAAATCCTAAACTATGTGGCTCTCCACTTCCAAACAAGTGTATAGACGATCTTCATCCAAGCTACATTAACACTCGGGGCGACAAGAATCAAAATGTTCAGGAAAATGTTGATGATAGATTTATAACAAAAGGATTTTATGTTGCTGCAACTCTTGGATTCATTGGAGGATTTTGGGGTGTGTGTTTCATATCAGTGCTAAACATACGGTATATAATGAAACATCTCACTTCCAATGCTCGAATGATGCTACATGTGGCAGCAGCTCTATGA
- the LOC122275782 gene encoding probable zinc metalloprotease EGY1, chloroplastic isoform X1: MGTLTGCSFTPVLFNFLLSIPRSDAYRERIRLPELRKSRKSCFLCRESLYKLKRTGSCTNFGEFRCFSANNDSNGNGESSDSSRDSNAKATKTALPEQPAEEFDSDKTAPPASVSSRPQNISPVRPVYNNFQVDSFKLMELLGPEKVDPADVKLIKEKLFGYSTFWVTKEEPFGDLAEGILFLGNLRGKREEVFAKLQSQLVEVTGHKYNLFMVEEPNSEGLDPRGGPRVSFGLLPKEVSEPGPTTLWQYVIALLLFLLTTGSSVELGIASQLNRLPPEVVKYFTDPNATEPPDMELLFPFVESALPLAYGVLGVLLFHEVGHFLAAFPKKVQLSIPFFIPNITLGSFGAITQFKSILPDRSTKVDISIAGPFAGAALSLSMFAVGLLLSLNQDAAGDLVQVPSMLFQGSLLLGLVSRATLGYAAMHAATVSIHPLVIAGWCGLTTSAFNMLPVGCLDGGRAVQGAFGKNALIGYGLTTYTLLGLGVLGGPLSLPWGLYVLICQRNPEKPCLNDVTDVGTWRKTLVLLSIFLVVFTLLPVWDELAEELGIGLVTTF, from the exons ATGGGAACGCTCACGGGCTGTAGTTTTACACCCgtgcttttcaattttttgctgTCAATCCCTCGTTCCGATGCCTACAGAGAGAGAATTCGACTCCCGGAGCTTAGAAAATCTAGGAAGTCATGTTTCTTGTGCAGAGAAAGTTTGTATAAGCTGAAAAGGACGGGTTCGTGTACAAATTTTGGTGAGTTTAGGTGTTTTAGTGCTAACAATGATAGTAATGGCAATGGAGAGAGTAGTGACTCATCGAGAGATTCAAACGCGAAGGCAACAAAGACGGCACTGCCTGAACAACCCGCAGAAGAGTTCGATTCGGATAAAACGGCTCCGCCTGCTTCTGTTTCTTCAAGG CCACAAAACATATCTCCGGTCAGACCAGTTTACAACAACTTCCAAGTTGACTCTTTTAAACTGATGGAACTCCTTGGACCAGAGAAGGTTGATCCTGCTGATGTAAAGTTGATTAAGGAAAAACTTTTTGGCTATTCTACATTCTGGGTTACTAAAGAAGAGCCGTTTGGAGACCTTGCCGAGGGCATCCTTTTCCTTGGGAATTTAAGGGGGAAGAGAGAAGAGGTGTTTGCCAAACTTCAGAGTCAGCTGGTTGAGGTCACTGGTCATAAATACAACCTTTTTATGGTCGAAGAACCCAATTCAGAAGGACTGGATCCTCGTGGTGGCCCACGGGTTAGCTTTGGATTGCTGCCTAAAGAGGTTTCAGAACCAGGGCCAACTACACTTTGGCAGTATGTGATTGCTCTCTTGTTATTCCTTCTAACCACTGGGTCCTCTGTGGAGTTAGGAATTGCGTCTCAG CTCAATCGACTTCCTCCAGAGGTAGTAAAGTACTTTACAGATCCAAATGCCACTGAACCACCAGATATGGAACTGCTATTTCCATTTGTGGAGTCGGCTTTGCCTCTAGCTTATGGTGTCTTGGGAGTTCTGTTGTTTCAT GAAGTTGGGCATTTTCTGGCTGCTTTTCCAAAGAAAGTACAGCTCAGCATTCCTTTTTTCATTCCCAACATTACCCTTGGCAGCTTCGGTGCAATTACTCAA TTCAAATCTATTCTTCCTGATCGAAGTACAAAAGTAGACATATCAATTGCTGGTCCATTTGCTGGTGCCGCACTGTCTTTATCAATGTTTGCTGTTGGGCTATTGCTCTCCTTAAATCAAGATGCTGCGGGAGATTTGGTGCAGGTTCCAAGCATGTTGTTTCAAGGTTCTTTGCTTCTTGGACTCGTCAGTAGAGCTACTCTTGGTTATGC AGCCATGCATGCTGCAACAGTTTCGATTCATCCTCTTGTAATTGCAGGATG GTGTGGCTTGACAACATCAGCTTTCAATATGCTACCAGTGGGATGCCTTGATGGTGGAAGAGCTGTGCAG GGTGCTTTTGGTAAAAATGCTCTCATTGGTTATGGTTTGACAACTTACACGTTGCTTGGATTGGGAGTG CTTGGTGGACCTTTGTCACTTCCTTGGGGACTATATGTGCTAATATGTCAG AGAAATCCAGAAAAACCATGTTTAAATGACGTGACAGATGTCGGAACATGGAGGAAAactcttgttttgttgtctATTTTCCTTGTCGTCTTCACACTTCTTCCTGTATGGGATGAGCTTGCGGAGGAGCTAGGTATAGGTCTTGTAACTACGTTTTGA
- the LOC122275782 gene encoding probable zinc metalloprotease EGY1, chloroplastic isoform X2 — protein sequence MGTLTGCSFTPVLFNFLLSIPRSDAYRERIRLPELRKSRKSCFLCRESLYKLKRTGSCTNFGEFRCFSANNDSNGNGESSDSSRDSNAKATKTALPEQPAEEFDSDKTAPPASVSSRPQNISPVRPVYNNFQVDSFKLMELLGPEKVDPADVKLIKEKLFGYSTFWVTKEEPFGDLAEGILFLGNLRGKREEVFAKLQSQLVEVTGHKYNLFMVEEPNSEGLDPRGGPRVSFGLLPKEVSEPGPTTLWQYVIALLLFLLTTGSSVELGIASQLNRLPPEVVKYFTDPNATEPPDMELLFPFVESALPLAYGVLGVLLFHEVGHFLAAFPKKVQLSIPFFIPNITLGSFGAITQFKSILPDRSTKVDISIAGPFAGAALSLSMFAVGLLLSLNQDAAGDLVQVPSMLFQGSLLLGLVSRATLGYAAMHAATVSIHPLVIAGWCGLTTSAFNMLPVGCLDGGRAVQLGGPLSLPWGLYVLICQRNPEKPCLNDVTDVGTWRKTLVLLSIFLVVFTLLPVWDELAEELGIGLVTTF from the exons ATGGGAACGCTCACGGGCTGTAGTTTTACACCCgtgcttttcaattttttgctgTCAATCCCTCGTTCCGATGCCTACAGAGAGAGAATTCGACTCCCGGAGCTTAGAAAATCTAGGAAGTCATGTTTCTTGTGCAGAGAAAGTTTGTATAAGCTGAAAAGGACGGGTTCGTGTACAAATTTTGGTGAGTTTAGGTGTTTTAGTGCTAACAATGATAGTAATGGCAATGGAGAGAGTAGTGACTCATCGAGAGATTCAAACGCGAAGGCAACAAAGACGGCACTGCCTGAACAACCCGCAGAAGAGTTCGATTCGGATAAAACGGCTCCGCCTGCTTCTGTTTCTTCAAGG CCACAAAACATATCTCCGGTCAGACCAGTTTACAACAACTTCCAAGTTGACTCTTTTAAACTGATGGAACTCCTTGGACCAGAGAAGGTTGATCCTGCTGATGTAAAGTTGATTAAGGAAAAACTTTTTGGCTATTCTACATTCTGGGTTACTAAAGAAGAGCCGTTTGGAGACCTTGCCGAGGGCATCCTTTTCCTTGGGAATTTAAGGGGGAAGAGAGAAGAGGTGTTTGCCAAACTTCAGAGTCAGCTGGTTGAGGTCACTGGTCATAAATACAACCTTTTTATGGTCGAAGAACCCAATTCAGAAGGACTGGATCCTCGTGGTGGCCCACGGGTTAGCTTTGGATTGCTGCCTAAAGAGGTTTCAGAACCAGGGCCAACTACACTTTGGCAGTATGTGATTGCTCTCTTGTTATTCCTTCTAACCACTGGGTCCTCTGTGGAGTTAGGAATTGCGTCTCAG CTCAATCGACTTCCTCCAGAGGTAGTAAAGTACTTTACAGATCCAAATGCCACTGAACCACCAGATATGGAACTGCTATTTCCATTTGTGGAGTCGGCTTTGCCTCTAGCTTATGGTGTCTTGGGAGTTCTGTTGTTTCAT GAAGTTGGGCATTTTCTGGCTGCTTTTCCAAAGAAAGTACAGCTCAGCATTCCTTTTTTCATTCCCAACATTACCCTTGGCAGCTTCGGTGCAATTACTCAA TTCAAATCTATTCTTCCTGATCGAAGTACAAAAGTAGACATATCAATTGCTGGTCCATTTGCTGGTGCCGCACTGTCTTTATCAATGTTTGCTGTTGGGCTATTGCTCTCCTTAAATCAAGATGCTGCGGGAGATTTGGTGCAGGTTCCAAGCATGTTGTTTCAAGGTTCTTTGCTTCTTGGACTCGTCAGTAGAGCTACTCTTGGTTATGC AGCCATGCATGCTGCAACAGTTTCGATTCATCCTCTTGTAATTGCAGGATG GTGTGGCTTGACAACATCAGCTTTCAATATGCTACCAGTGGGATGCCTTGATGGTGGAAGAGCTGTGCAG CTTGGTGGACCTTTGTCACTTCCTTGGGGACTATATGTGCTAATATGTCAG AGAAATCCAGAAAAACCATGTTTAAATGACGTGACAGATGTCGGAACATGGAGGAAAactcttgttttgttgtctATTTTCCTTGTCGTCTTCACACTTCTTCCTGTATGGGATGAGCTTGCGGAGGAGCTAGGTATAGGTCTTGTAACTACGTTTTGA